In Vespa crabro chromosome 13, iyVesCrab1.2, whole genome shotgun sequence, one DNA window encodes the following:
- the LOC124428797 gene encoding odorant receptor 13a-like, producing the protein MDMEDIVWNTDAKYALGTYKFITWTTGTWPLQDEGIFAMIRFTIAFILEFSLLASVLLEIRLNCGNTDKTLEFFGLTAGMTTGLTKLIFVKLHQKDLRKILLSAIKDWSSIKVKNSSAKEIIWKYTHRGKLVCRVQMSLGLLIIGSMILDAVPTSDSLQQDNTTLSEENIRQIPLRTMCLFGNMSTSSYWIVFVLQGVQLLNSIAVNMGNDVFFFAIAMHICGQLDALRILCDDFKANDEKDRVLKIEKFVRRHCHLLELAQRLENTLTNILLVNLMTDGFHTCLAGIQIIIMSNNIDIVPLTKVSSVIIIILAQLFLYSYAGDSLSSLFQDICQVIYNCPWYEFSPNNVRNLMFIIMKTHIPFHLTAGRFYIMDIENFKNIMKTCFSLFSLLRIVFVE; encoded by the exons ATGGATATGGAAGACATTGTCTGGAATACTGACGCCAAGTATGCTTTAGGGacatacaaatttataacTTGGACTACTGGAACATGGCCTTTACAGGATGAAGGAATATTTGCGATGATTCGCTTCACTATTGCCTTCATCTTGGAG TTTAGTTTATTAGCTTCTGTTCTATTGGAAATCCGACTAAACTGCGGCAATACGGACAAGACATTAGAGTTCTTTGGATTGACAGCAGGAATGACAACGggtttaacaaaattaattttcgtcAAGTTACACCAAAAAGATTTACGGAAAATCCTTTTATCGGCAATTAAGGATTGGTCCTCgatcaaagtaaaaaattcTTCGGCAAAGGAGATAATATGGAAATATACTCATCGAGGCAAGCTGGTATGCCGTGTACAAATGAGCTTGGGTCTGTTAATCATTGGATCGATGATACTGGATGCTGTGCCAACGTCAGATTCCTTACAGCAGGACAATACCACTTTGAGTGAAGAGAATATTAGACAGATTCCACTTCGGACTATGTGTCTTTTCGGCAACATGTCAACGTCAAGTTATTGGATAGTCTTCGTTTTACAAGGAGTTCAGTTATTGAATTCGATAGCTGTTAATATGGGAAACgatgttttcttctttgctaTTGCCATGCATATTTGTGGTCAACTCGACGCACTAAGAATTCTTTGTGATGATTTTAAAGCGAATGATGAGAAGGATCGAGTTTTGAAGATCGAAAAATTTGTTCGTAGACACTGCCATCTGTTAGAACTTGCTCAACGACTTGAGAACACCCTAACTAATATTCTCTTAGTGAATTTAATGACCGATGGATTCCACACTTGTTTAGCAG gAATACAAATCATTATTATGTCTAATAACATCGACATTGTTCCTCTCACCAAAGTGAGCTCtgtgatcatcatcatcttagcacaactttttttatatagctaTGCAGGTGATTCCCTATCATCGTTATTCCAAGATATTTGCCAAGTGATTTATAATTGTCCATGGTATGAATTTTCACCGAATAACGTACGAAATTtgatgtttataattatgaaaacgcatatacCATTTCATCTTACGGCGGGAAGGTTCTATATCATGGATATTGAGAATTTCAAGAACATTATGAAAACAtgcttttcattattttctctcttacgaATTGTATTTGTAGAGTAA
- the LOC124428798 gene encoding uncharacterized protein LOC124428798 gives MANDDIVWNTDSINALKIYKYITWTIGTWPLQDEGIFAMIRFGISFVLEFGTLVSVLMEVQLNCGNTDETLDFLGAAASTFSGLMKLIFIKLHRTDLQRIILSALKDWSSIIAISSVKEIMLKYTERGKLVCRVQMGFALIIISAMILDALPKSDLSQSDNGTLNEDILKRIPLRTMCLFGNISTSTYWTVFILQTIQMLNAVFVDTGNDVFFFGIAMHICGQFDSLKIFHNEFKMLDEENRVHKIKEFIDRHSHLLNLARLLENTYNNILLIILMTSGLHICLAGNTIFLC, from the exons ATGGCGAACGATGATATAGTCTGGAATACCGACTCCATCAAtgctttaaaaatatacaaatatataacttGGACAATTGGCACGTGGCCGCTACAGGATGAAGGAATATTTGCGATGATTCGTTTTGGCATATCTTTCGTCTTAGAG TTCGGTACGTTAGTTTCCGTTCTGATGGAAGTCCAGTTGAATTGCGGGAACACCGATGAGACTCTTGATTTTCTTGGAGCTGCAGCGTCAACGTTCTCTggtttaatgaaattaatattcatcAAGTTACATCGAACGGATTTACAGAGAATTATCTTGTCCGCGCTGAAGGATTGGTCCTCGATCATTGCTATTTCTTCGGTGAAGGAGATAATGTTAAAGTATACGGAACGAGGCAAGTTGGTATGCCGCGTACAAATGGGCTTCGCACTGATCATAATTTCAGCAATGATATTAGATGCATTACCAAAATCAGACTTATCTCAGTCGGATAATGGCACTTTGAACGAAGATATCCTTAAACGGATACCTTTAAGGACAATGTGTCTTTTTGGCAATATATCAACATCAACTTATTGGACAGTCTTCATTTTACAGACGATCCAAATGTTGAATGCTGTTTTCGTCGACACTGGAAATgacgtttttttctttggaattGCTATGCATATTTGCGGTCAGTTCGATTCActcaaaatatttcataacgAATTTAAAATGTTGGATGAAGAGAACCGTGTTCATAAAATCAAGGAATTCATTGATAGGCACTCGCATCTGTTGAATCTTGCAAGACTACTCGAgaatacctataataatattcttttgataATTCTAATGACAAGTGGATTGCACATTTGTTTAGCAGgtaatactatttttttatGCTGA
- the LOC124428590 gene encoding odorant receptor 9a-like, with the protein MEIQLSCGNTDETLDFFGVSASSVIGLIKLIFIKLHQEDLRRIILSALKDWSTFVDRSPAKDIMLKYTYHGKLVCRMQIGLGLVIITTMILDALPASELSLLNNITTNDEIVKRIPLKTMCLFGNMSTSTYWTVFILQGVQLLDAVILDCGNDVFFFGIAMHICGQFDALKIFCEEFKVEDEENRVQKIKEFVERHSHILDLVHRLGNSFNYILLVILMGNGLHICSAGIQIVVLSKESDLIPLVKAVLLFNILLGQLFLYSYAGDYLSSLSENIHHEIYNCPWYEFSPNIIRNLKFIIMRTHIPFRLKAGKFYAMDMENFKSILKAFFSYFSLLRIVFDK; encoded by the exons ATGGAAATCCAGCTGAGTTGCGGCAACACCGACGAGACTCTGGATTTCTTTGGGGTGTCCGCATCATCGGTGATCGGTTTAATCAAACTAATATTCATCAAGTTACATCAAGAGGATTTACGGAGGATCATCTTGTCAGCACTGAAGGACTGGTCCACGTTCGTCGACAGATCTCCGGCAAAAGATATAATGTTGAAATATACATATCACGGCAAACTGGTATGCCGTATGCAAATAGGCCTCGGTCTGGTTATCATTACAACGATGATATTGGATGCTTTGCCAGCTTCGGAGTTATCTCTTTTGAATAATATCACAACTAACGATGAGATTGTTAAACGAATACCTCTTAAGACGATGTGCCTCTTTGGCAACATGTCAACGTCTACTTATTGGACAGTTTTCATTTTACAGGGAGTACAGCTGTTGGATGCTGTAATCCTCGATTGTGGAAATGACGTTTTTTTCTTCGGGATTGCCATGCATATTTGCGGTCAGTTCGATGCACTCAAGATATTTTGCGAAGAATTTAAAGTGGAAGATGAAGAGAATCGTGTTCAGAAAATCAAAGAATTTGTTGAGAGACATTCGCATATCTTGGATCTCGTTCATCGACTTGGGAATAGtttcaattatattcttttggtAATTTTAATGGGCAATGGGTTACACATCTGTTCAGCAG GAATACAAATAGTTGTGTTATCGAAAGAAAGCGACCTAATTCCTCTTGTCAAAGCAGTTCTTTTATTCAACATACTTCTCGGacaactttttctttatagctACGCTGGAGATTATTTGTCATCGTTGTCCGAAAATATTCACCATGAGATTTACAATTGTCCTTGGTACGAATTCTCAccaaatattattcgaaatttaAAATTCATCATTATGAGAACGCACATACCATTTCGCCTTAAAGCAGGAAAGTTTTATGCTATGGATATGGAGAATTTCAAGAGCATTCTAAAagcatttttttcatatttttctctcttacgaaTAGTATTCGACAAATGA
- the LOC124428592 gene encoding ADP-ribosylation factor-like protein 3 isoform X2 — MGLLSILRKLRSNPEKELRLLLLGLDNAGKTTILKSLASEDITQVTPTQGFNIKSVQSEGFKLNVWDIGGARKIRPYWRNYFENTDVLIYVVDSADITRLEETGQELSELLLEEKLSGVPLLVYANKQDLGQAVTAAEIAEGLGLYNIKDRDWQIQSCVAIEGKGVKEGLEWACKNMKKK, encoded by the exons atg GGTCTTTTATCTATTCTGAGAAAACTACGTTCGAATCCTGAGAAAGAATTACGCCTTTTACTTCTTGGTTTGGATAATGCTGGCAAAACAACGATTTTAAAATCTTTAGCTAGCGAAGATATTACACAg gTTACGCCTACGCAAggtttcaatataaaaagtgtACAAAGCGAAggatttaaattaaatgtttgGGATATAGGAGGTGCAAGAAAGATTCGACCCTATTGgcgaaattatttcgaaaatacTGACGTTCtc atcTACGTTGTAGATAGTGCCGATATCACAAGATTAGAAGAAACAGGGCAAGAGCTTTCGGAACTTTTGTTGGAGGAAAAACTCAGTGGTGTTCCATTGTTGGTGTACGCGAATAAACAGGATTTGGGTCAAGCCGTGACAGCAGCGGAAATTGCAGAGGGTCTTGGTCTTTACAACATCAAGGATCGCGATTGGCAGATACAATCGTGTGTCGCAATCGAGGGAAAAGGTGTTAAG gAGGGCCTGGAGTGGGCgtgtaaaaatatgaaaaaaaaataa
- the LOC124428588 gene encoding uncharacterized protein LOC124428588, which produces MMWLLSRTWLLFLLLAVGRCETEDEHDMSSAFIEAAKSFLTNRDAVGGLQNVASAFVQSDVGKQISDTLAGSDKSGESGIGEILLKVGGMLANERNDQNDVSWDSLMNTFSSMSGSFDKKRPTRDTDDSKEEQSFNFKNIINIGKMLLGQQENGEALLGFLPMIIDIFNNGGESTGSSKKYDHSGHSWFLPPILENLHVMWNHFSNSELGHAIWKKSGLSAFVAQMSDENGNIEYEKILGSFENPSLRRRWIKLSTNFVAEWIAHVSDPSTRQRYMTTIQFVGNSFLKSQGYPRSVMFDANKPAESISRLLNVAARKHLNMKIDSSQYVGPAIAYIQELANLASEKGFIMSRISARELSNKLSNTINNDIVEPILRSHRAYKWAIKHPQCATQILCTLNEKNENDVPMLRTSITKVLSFPTAWIISNKININFWTLYGSLMDHSECIMKYPADCTSFHEEEIRVTTENIEHNEL; this is translated from the exons ATGATGTGGCTACTGTCTAGAACATGgctcctctttcttttgctgGCAGTTGGTCGTTGTGAGACAGAAGATGAACACGACATGTCTAGCGCTTTTATCGAAGCTGCCAAGTCTTTTCTTACGAATAGAGATGCCGTTGGTGGACTTCAGAATGTAGCAAGTGCTTTCGTACAATCGGATGTAGGCAAACag atcagTGACACGCTGGCAGGAAGTGACAAATCTGGTGAGAGTGGAATCGGCGAGATACTTTTGAAAGTTGGTGGTATGTTAGCAAATGAACGAAATGATCAAAATGATGTATCTTGGGATTCCTTAATGAATACATTCTCTTCGATGAGTGgatctttcgataaaaaaagaccTACCAGAGATACAGATGATAGCAAAGAAGAACAGAGCTTTAACTTCAAGAACATAATCAATATCGGTAAAATGTTATTAGGGCAACAAGAAAATGGTGAAGCTCTTTTAGGTTTCTTACCTATGATCATAGATATTTTCAACAATGGAGGAGAATCAACAGGTTCCTCAAAGAAATATGATCATTCCGGACATTCTTGGTTCTTACCACCCATTTTAGAAAATCTTCATGTTATGTGGAATCACTTTAG TAATTCCGAGTTAGGTCATGCCATTTGGAAAAAGAGTGGCCTGTCGGCATTTGTCGCTCAAATGTCAGACGAGAACGGTAATATAGAGTACGAAAAGATACTTGGAAGTTTTGAGAATCCTTCTTTACGTCGGCGTTGGATCAAATTGTCAACGAATTTTGTAGCAGAATGGATCGCTCATGTGTCCGATCCATCGACAAGACAACGTTACATGACGACCATCCAATTTGTTGGGAACAGTTTCCTCAAATCTCAGGGATATCCAAGGTCTGTCATGTTCGACGCTAATAAGCCAGCTGAGAGTATTTCTAG GTTGTTGAACGTTGCTGCTAGGAAACATTTGAATATGAAGATAGACAGCAGTCAATACGTTGGACCAGCGATCGCTTATATTCAGGAACTCGCTAACTTAGCTTCTGAAAAAGGTTTCATAATGTCAAGAATAAGTGCCAGAGAACTCAGTAATAAGCTAAGCAATacgattaataacgatattgtagAACCCATTCTAAGA tctCATCGTGCATACAAATGGGCGATCAAACATCCACAATGTGCGACTCAGATACTTTGTACTCTcaatgaaaagaatgaaaacgaTGTACCGATGTTACGTACTTCGATCACGAAAGTCTTAAGCTTCCCAACAGCCTGGATTatcagtaataaaataaatatcaacttTTGGACACTTTATGGATCTCTAATGGATCACAGTGAATGtatt atGAAATATCCAGCCGACTGTACGTCATTTCACGAAGAAGAAATCAGAGTAACTACTGAAAATATAGAACATAATGAACTATGA
- the LOC124428796 gene encoding odorant receptor 22c-like — protein MKRKSEWNRETIYALNLYKTFLGLIGVWPFDVENLSSKLRWFLSMLIQMSTISSLSLEVYRHCVDLDDTMDAFLMDLSSLVSISKLFLTRLNYRHTRFLLSSIVEDLSILDDSNRREIVMKYTTRGRIVSATILYLGYASGMSFVFRTLPLHYVLSQNIDRNETYNLKVTSYFLSTYCVFNDQSGFWHAAILLLQTMQIFVNATSHCGNDGFFFGIAMHLCGQFEVLRMNFANLENKKNLSCKKIGVLVRRHCHLIRLADNLEEAFNMIILIQLLMSALLLCVEGFQMLVSLDANDIIATTKHAVLIVTLLVQIFIYSYAGNMLESKSADLVLGVYDSPWYTFDTSVIKNLAFVIFYGRIPRQVTAGKFVSMNFFTFKEIIKASGSYISVLRVALYE, from the exons ATGAAGAGGAAATCAGAATGGAATAGAGAAACAATATATGCTTTGAACTTATACAAAACATTTCTTGGATTGATCGGAGTTTGGCCATTTGACGTGGAAAATTTGTCATCCAAGTTACGTTGGTTCCTGTCTATGTTGATACAA ATGAGCACGATAAGCAGTCTATCGTTAGAGGTTTATCGACATTGCGTGGATCTCGATGACACCATGGATGCATTTTTAATGGATCTTTCGTCACTCGTCAGTATCTCAAAGTTATTCCTTACGAGACTGAATTATCGACATACTCGTTTCTTGCTATCTTCTATCGTCGAAGATCTTTCAATTTTGGATGATTCAAATCGAAGAGAAATTGTGATGAAATATACTACCAGAGGAAGAATCGTTTCAGCAACTATACTTTACTTAGGTTACGCATCTGGCATGAGCTTTGTTTTCAGAACTCTACCACTTCATTATGTTCTATCacaaaatatcgatcgaaatgAGACGTACAATCTAAAAGTAACGAGTTATTTCTTGTCAACTTATTGCGTTTTCAACGATCAATCAGGATTTTGGCATGCTGCAATCCTTCTTCTTCAAACTATGCAGATTTTTGTTAATGCTACTTCTCACTGTGGAAACGACGGCTTCTTTTTCGGTATTGCAATGCATCTCTGCGGTCAGTTCGAAGTACTCAGAATGAATTTTGCCAATTTGGAGAACAAGAAGAATCTTTCTTGTAAAAAAATAGGCGTACTTGTACGTAGACATTGTCATTTGATTCGTCTTGCTGATAACCTAGAAGAAGCAtttaacatgataatattgatacaGTTATTGATGAGTGCTTTACTTCTCTGCGTTGAGG GCTTTCAAATGTTGGTTTCGCTCGATGCTAACGACATTATTGCAACTACCAAGCACGCTGTCCTAATCGTCACATTACTTgttcaaatatttatctattcttaCGCAGGTAATATGCTCGAATCAAAGTCTGCCGATTTAGTTCTCGGTGTTTATGATTCTCCGTGGTATACTTTCGACACGAGTGTCATAAAAAATCTAGCCTTCGTCATTTTCTATGGTAGAATACCACGTCAAGTGACAGCTGGTAAATTCGTTTCTATGAACTTTTTCACtttcaaagaaattatcaAAGCTTCGGGCTCTTATATTTCCGTATTGAGAGTAGCATTATACGAGTAA
- the LOC124428591 gene encoding uncharacterized protein LOC124428591 produces MMQNEEIDPPIEPADSSSVRYMSTLPDFFNNTIGKTLKIENFKPQNIIEVLGDFLGIVNYNTNLASFWFLDILALQILRNNDIFDDYSRAIFISWLVGEIQLIRDNKFSREKFFEEMEVLFAATAMKIVQGEEIPHWNLITFGDAEMKSEIEEEERKLSQEHDLSSLQYLESKTQTPIEKISKEEIKSAEMLLDVIIQSTYDMYAGEVRYALVYMVFVEPIEIKVHNLPFSIRKPRPVRLVGSDTGHLYLQLREALQNVEGKDGKKLKSKKNLINTKKQHLDKELDTEYPLQPSNSLSDEEFISLKRSFILPLIESNEAADIFNFYEQTV; encoded by the exons atgatgcaaaatgaagaaattgaTCCGCCCATTGAACCGGCGGACTCTTCTTCAGTTAGATACATGAGTACATTACCGGATTTTTTCAACAATACTATTggaaaaacattgaaaattgaGAATTTCAAGCCGCAAAACATAATCGA aGTATTAGGAGATTTCCTTGGTATCGTAAACTATAATACAAACTTAGCATCATTTTGGTTTTTGGATATCTTAGCTCTACAGATACTTCGAAATAATGACATCTTTGATGACTATTCTCGTGCTATCTTTATCAGCTGGCTAGTAGGAGAAATACAATTGATTCGag ATAACAAATTTTCACGTGAAAAATTCTTCGAGGAAATGGAAGTTTTATTCGCTGCCACAGCTATGAAAATTGTTCAAGGCGAAGAGATTCCTCATTGGAATCTAATTACGTTTGGTGATGCAGAGATGAAATCGGaaatagaagaggaagagcGAAAATTATCGCAAGAACACGATTTATCGTCTCTACAATATTTGGAATCG aaaACGCAGACtccaatagaaaaaatatcgaaggaagaaataaaatcggcAGAGATGCTTTTAGACGTAATTATTCAATCAACGTACGACAT GTACGCTGGCGAAGTACGTTATGCTCTCGTTTATATGGTATTTGTGGAACCAATTGAGATAAAAGTTCACAATCTACCTTTTAGTATTCGAAAACCCCGTCCAGTTAGATTAGTAGGCTCCGATACTGGACATCTTTATTTACAACTTCGGGAGGCTTTGCAAAATGTTGAAGGAAAGGATggcaaaaaattaaaatcaa aaaaaaatctgaTAAATACGAAGAAACAACATTTAGATAAGGAATTGGATACAGAATATCCATTACAACCATCGAATTCTTTATCGGATGAAGAATTTATTTCGTTGAAACGTAGTTTCATTTTACCATTGATAGAATCGAATGAAGCTgctgatatttttaatttttatgaacaGACAGTCTAA
- the LOC124428589 gene encoding RCC1 domain-containing protein 1, which yields MTLFYAGFNASSLFTEEEDIIIALDQFTKVPFSGITNMEISWNYFLLWRDLELYIIGKVDNSDDKKAPELLKIPESSGRCKIVGAGKESVIISTTTNEIWQYRLYEKSWKKVLNFINASNELEEEYPIKISQRGCTVILTNLGRIFNIPILVEMPKRIKFVDFSCGFDHTIMLAANGDVYSMGMGTRGQLGHGDLEDCDDPQLIEALAGLNVVQISAAGWHNAVVTDQGDLYTWGWNVNGELGIPNGDTKVIAIPTVINFKNDKEECIDISVKKVQCGNTFTICMMDDKSLWGCGSNKYGQLGQSRQKVTSSTIFFKLDIPLDCKNIIDFKCEEWGTMISTEIVSSSR from the exons ATGACGCTCTTCTATGCTGGTTTCAATGCAAGTTCATTATTtacggaagaagaagacattATTATAGCATTGGATCAATTCACAAAAGTTCCTTTTTCTGGTATTACAAATATGGAAATTAGTTGGAACTATTTCCTTCTTTGGAGAGATTtggaattatatattattggaaAAGTAGACAATAGCGATGACAAGAAAGCACCagagttattaaaaattccaGAATCATCTGGaag GTGTAAAATTGTTGGCGCTGGAAAGGAAAgcgtaataatatcaacaacgACTAATGAAATCTGGCAATATCGTCTTTATGAAAAATCTTGGAAGAAGGTTCTCAATTTTATCAATGCCAGCAATGAATTGGAAGAAGAATATCCTATCAAAATATCACAAAGAGGATGTACAGTAATTCTTACAAATTTAg ggcgtatttttaatattcctatttTAGTAGAAATGccaaaaaggataaaatttgTAGATTTCTCCTGTGGTTTTGATCACACAATAATGTTAGCAGCAAATGGCGATGTTTATTCGATGGGTATGGGAAC ccGTGGACAATTGGGACACGGTGATTTAGAAGATTGCGATGATCCACAATTAATAGAAGCACTGGCTGGCCTTAACGTAGTGCAAATATCTGCTGCTGGTTGGCATAATGCTGTTGTCACAGATCAG gGAGATCTTTACACTTGGGGATGGAATGTAAACGGAGAATTAGGCATACCAAACGGAGACACCAAAGTTATAGCAATTCCTACAGTCATCAATttcaaaaatgataaagaggAATGCATAGATATAAGTGTAAAAAAAGTACAATGTGGAAATACATTTACTATTTGTATGATGG ATGACAAGTCACTCTGGGGTTGTGGTTCCAACAAATATGGACAATTAGGACAGTCACGGCAAAAAGTTACAAGttctacaattttttttaaattagacATTCCTTtagattgtaaaaatataatagactTTAAATGCGAAGAATGGGGTACAATGATATCGACTGAAATTGTTTCTTCTAGTAggtaa
- the LOC124428592 gene encoding ADP-ribosylation factor-like protein 3 isoform X1 has translation MGLLSILRKLRSNPEKELRLLLLGLDNAGKTTILKSLASEDITQVTPTQGFNIKSVQSEGFKLNVWDIGGARKIRPYWRNYFENTDVLIYVVDSADITRLEETGQELSELLLEEKLSGVPLLVYANKQDLGQAVTAAEIAEGLGLYNIKDRDWQIQSCVAIEGKGVKIQKHVIDENESSGCNASSRMNFNEKKTLVVG, from the exons atg GGTCTTTTATCTATTCTGAGAAAACTACGTTCGAATCCTGAGAAAGAATTACGCCTTTTACTTCTTGGTTTGGATAATGCTGGCAAAACAACGATTTTAAAATCTTTAGCTAGCGAAGATATTACACAg gTTACGCCTACGCAAggtttcaatataaaaagtgtACAAAGCGAAggatttaaattaaatgtttgGGATATAGGAGGTGCAAGAAAGATTCGACCCTATTGgcgaaattatttcgaaaatacTGACGTTCtc atcTACGTTGTAGATAGTGCCGATATCACAAGATTAGAAGAAACAGGGCAAGAGCTTTCGGAACTTTTGTTGGAGGAAAAACTCAGTGGTGTTCCATTGTTGGTGTACGCGAATAAACAGGATTTGGGTCAAGCCGTGACAGCAGCGGAAATTGCAGAGGGTCTTGGTCTTTACAACATCAAGGATCGCGATTGGCAGATACAATCGTGTGTCGCAATCGAGGGAAAAGGTGTTAAG ATTCAAAAGCACGTTATCGATGAGAACGAATCGTCCGGATGTAATGCTTCTTCGAGAATGaatttcaacgaaaaaaagaCGCTCGTTGTTGGGTAG